One window of the Peromyscus leucopus breed LL Stock chromosome 17, UCI_PerLeu_2.1, whole genome shotgun sequence genome contains the following:
- the Use1 gene encoding vesicle transport protein USE1 isoform X1, whose protein sequence is MAQAEGAGHRPLATSRLELNLVRLLCRCESMAAEKREPNEWRLEKYVGALEDMLQALKIQASKPASEVISEYSRKVDFLKGMLQAEKLTSSSEKALANQFLAPGRVPTTARERVPATKTVHLQSRARYTSEMRSELLGTESPGDLEVDVRKRTRAKGPRPADEKHSASELDLVLQRHQGLQEKLAEEMLGLARSLKTNTLAAQSVIKKDNQTLSHSLKMADQNLEKLKMESERLEQHAQKSVNWLLWAMLIVVCFVFISMILFIRIMPRLK, encoded by the exons ATGGCGCAGGCGGAAGGGGCCGGTCACCGCCCGCTGGCGACGTCGCGGCTGGAGTTGAACCTGGTGCGGTTGCTGTGTCGCTGCGAGTCGATGGCGGCAGAAAAGCGGGAACCGAACGAGTGGCGTCTGGAGAAG TATGTGGGTGCCCTGGAAGACATGCTGCAGGCCCTGAAGATCCAGGCCAG CAAACCCGCCTCTGAGGTCATCAGCGAGTACTCGCGCAAGGTGGACTTCCTGAAGGGCATGCTGCAGGCTGAGAAGCTG ACCTCCTCCTCGGAGAAGGCTCTCGCTAACCAGTTCCTGGCCCCGGGCCGCGTGCCCACCACGGCCAGGGAACGGGTGCCCGCCACCAAGACCGTGCATTTGCAGTCCCGGGCACGTTACACCAGTGAGATGCGGAGCGAGCTGCTGGGCACG GAGTCACCTGGAG ATCTTGAGGTGGACGTGAGGAAGCGCAC CAGAGCAAAGGGGCCCAGACCTGCAGATGAGAAGCATTCAGCGTCCGAGCTTGACCTCGTCCTCCAGAGGCACCAGGGCCTCCAGGAAAAGCTGGCGGAGGAGATGCTAGGCCTGGCACGCAGCCTCAAGACCAACACACTGGCCGCCCAGAGTGTCATCAAGAAGGACAACCAG ACCCTGTCACACTCTCTCAAGATGGCCGACCAGAACCTGGAGAAGCTGAAGATGGAGTCAGAGCGGTTGGAGCAGCATGCGCAGAAGTCGGTGAACTGGCTGCTGTGGGCCATGCTGATCGTCGTGTGCTTCGTCTTCATCAGCATGATCTTGTTTATCCGAATCATGCCCAGGCTGAAATAA
- the Ocel1 gene encoding occludin/ELL domain-containing protein 1 isoform X1, whose product MQIYAGPAPRRGPPGPPAACRPRAGRSGPNAACSSRPAVGGRPSAAAPRMPARERPQPRPAGPRPRPAGPKPRPAGPQPRTLVSGSREPHAHPPQCQPGPGGLRTRPRKIVFEDELRPRAPLHEEKPPKAPGPSPNPVPDYELKYPPVSSRRDRSRYAAVFEDQRGEFSELQREVGATQAKLRQLEALLMSLPPPRSQVSPGASRVLPLPGGHCHHSPVRPAHPSEPLPRLAFQKEAQVAARVWREFEKKRADPGFLDKQARCHYLKGKLRHLKSQIRKFDDQEDSDREDSVYF is encoded by the exons ATGCAAATATacgcaggccccgcccccaggcgCGGCCCGCCGGGTCCTCCTGCCGCCTGCAGACCGCGGGCCGGACGCTCAGGCCCCAACGCTGCTTGCAGTTCGCGCCCCGCCGTCGGGGGGCGCCCGAGCGCCGCGGCCCCGCGCATGCCCGCCCGGGAGCGCCCGCAGCCCCGCCCAGCCGGCCCCAGGCCCCGCCCAGCCGGCCCCAAGCCCCGCCCAGCCGGCCCCCAGCCCCGG ACGCTGGTGTCTGGAAGCCGGGAGCCCCACGCTCACCCTCCGCAGTGTCAGCCGGGGCCGGGCGGGCTCCGCACGAGGCCCCGGAAGATCGTGTTTGAGGACGAGCTACGTCCCCGGGCCCCATTGCACGAAGAAAAGCCTCCCAAAGCCCCGGGACCCAGTCCCAACCCAGTGCCCGACTATGAGCT TAAGTACCCGCCGGTGAGCAGCAGGAGGGATCGGAGCCGCTATGCCGCTGTGTTCGAGGACCAGCGCGGAGAGTTCTCGGAGCTCCAGCGCGAGGTGGGGGCCACGCAGGCCAAGCTCCGGCAGCTGGAGGCCCTGCTGATGTCACTGCCCCCACCGCGCAGCCAGGTCAGCCCCGGGGCCTCCAGGGTGCTCCCTCTACCGGGTGGGCACTGCCATCACAGCCCTGTCCGCCCTGCCCACCCTTCTGAGCCCCTGCCCCGCCTCGCCTTTCAGAAGGAGGCTCAGGTGGCAGCGCGTGTCTGGAGAGAGTTTGAGAAGAAGCGGGCG GATCCTGGCTTCCTGGATAAGCAGGCTCGCTGTCACTACCTgaagggtaaactgaggcaccTCAAGTCCCAGATCCGAAAATTCGATGACCAAGAGGACAGCGACCGTGAGGACTCTGTGTACTTCTGA
- the Ocel1 gene encoding occludin/ELL domain-containing protein 1 isoform X3: MQIYAGPAPRRGPPGPPAACRPRAGRSGPNAACSSRPAVGGRPSAAAPRMPARERPQPRPAGPRPRPAGPKPRPAGPQPRTLVSGSREPHAHPPQCQPGPGGLRTRPRKIVFEDELRPRAPLHEEKPPKAPGPSPNPVPDYELKYPPVSSRRDRSRYAAVFEDQRGEFSELQREVGATQAKLRQLEALLMSLPPPRSQEAQVAARVWREFEKKRADPGFLDKQARCHYLKGKLRHLKSQIRKFDDQEDSDREDSVYF, encoded by the exons ATGCAAATATacgcaggccccgcccccaggcgCGGCCCGCCGGGTCCTCCTGCCGCCTGCAGACCGCGGGCCGGACGCTCAGGCCCCAACGCTGCTTGCAGTTCGCGCCCCGCCGTCGGGGGGCGCCCGAGCGCCGCGGCCCCGCGCATGCCCGCCCGGGAGCGCCCGCAGCCCCGCCCAGCCGGCCCCAGGCCCCGCCCAGCCGGCCCCAAGCCCCGCCCAGCCGGCCCCCAGCCCCGG ACGCTGGTGTCTGGAAGCCGGGAGCCCCACGCTCACCCTCCGCAGTGTCAGCCGGGGCCGGGCGGGCTCCGCACGAGGCCCCGGAAGATCGTGTTTGAGGACGAGCTACGTCCCCGGGCCCCATTGCACGAAGAAAAGCCTCCCAAAGCCCCGGGACCCAGTCCCAACCCAGTGCCCGACTATGAGCT TAAGTACCCGCCGGTGAGCAGCAGGAGGGATCGGAGCCGCTATGCCGCTGTGTTCGAGGACCAGCGCGGAGAGTTCTCGGAGCTCCAGCGCGAGGTGGGGGCCACGCAGGCCAAGCTCCGGCAGCTGGAGGCCCTGCTGATGTCACTGCCCCCACCGCGCAGCCAG GAGGCTCAGGTGGCAGCGCGTGTCTGGAGAGAGTTTGAGAAGAAGCGGGCG GATCCTGGCTTCCTGGATAAGCAGGCTCGCTGTCACTACCTgaagggtaaactgaggcaccTCAAGTCCCAGATCCGAAAATTCGATGACCAAGAGGACAGCGACCGTGAGGACTCTGTGTACTTCTGA
- the Use1 gene encoding vesicle transport protein USE1 isoform X2 codes for MAQAEGAGHRPLATSRLELNLVRLLCRCESMAAEKREPNEWRLEKYVGALEDMLQALKIQASKPASEVISEYSRKVDFLKGMLQAEKLTSSSEKALANQFLAPGRVPTTARERVPATKTVHLQSRARYTSEMRSELLGTESPGDLEVDVRKRTAKGPRPADEKHSASELDLVLQRHQGLQEKLAEEMLGLARSLKTNTLAAQSVIKKDNQTLSHSLKMADQNLEKLKMESERLEQHAQKSVNWLLWAMLIVVCFVFISMILFIRIMPRLK; via the exons ATGGCGCAGGCGGAAGGGGCCGGTCACCGCCCGCTGGCGACGTCGCGGCTGGAGTTGAACCTGGTGCGGTTGCTGTGTCGCTGCGAGTCGATGGCGGCAGAAAAGCGGGAACCGAACGAGTGGCGTCTGGAGAAG TATGTGGGTGCCCTGGAAGACATGCTGCAGGCCCTGAAGATCCAGGCCAG CAAACCCGCCTCTGAGGTCATCAGCGAGTACTCGCGCAAGGTGGACTTCCTGAAGGGCATGCTGCAGGCTGAGAAGCTG ACCTCCTCCTCGGAGAAGGCTCTCGCTAACCAGTTCCTGGCCCCGGGCCGCGTGCCCACCACGGCCAGGGAACGGGTGCCCGCCACCAAGACCGTGCATTTGCAGTCCCGGGCACGTTACACCAGTGAGATGCGGAGCGAGCTGCTGGGCACG GAGTCACCTGGAG ATCTTGAGGTGGACGTGAGGAAGCGCAC AGCAAAGGGGCCCAGACCTGCAGATGAGAAGCATTCAGCGTCCGAGCTTGACCTCGTCCTCCAGAGGCACCAGGGCCTCCAGGAAAAGCTGGCGGAGGAGATGCTAGGCCTGGCACGCAGCCTCAAGACCAACACACTGGCCGCCCAGAGTGTCATCAAGAAGGACAACCAG ACCCTGTCACACTCTCTCAAGATGGCCGACCAGAACCTGGAGAAGCTGAAGATGGAGTCAGAGCGGTTGGAGCAGCATGCGCAGAAGTCGGTGAACTGGCTGCTGTGGGCCATGCTGATCGTCGTGTGCTTCGTCTTCATCAGCATGATCTTGTTTATCCGAATCATGCCCAGGCTGAAATAA
- the Ocel1 gene encoding occludin/ELL domain-containing protein 1 isoform X2 → MQIYAGPAPRRGPPGPPAACRPRAGRSGPNAACSSRPAVGGRPSAAAPRMPARERPQPRPAGPRPRPAGPKPRPAGPQPRTLVSGSREPHAHPPQCQPGPGGLRTRPRKIVFEDELRPRAPLHEEKPPKAPGPSPNPVPDYELKYPPVSSRRDRSRYAAVFEDQRGEFSELQREVGATQAKLRQLEALLMSLPPPRSQKEAQVAARVWREFEKKRADPGFLDKQARCHYLKGKLRHLKSQIRKFDDQEDSDREDSVYF, encoded by the exons ATGCAAATATacgcaggccccgcccccaggcgCGGCCCGCCGGGTCCTCCTGCCGCCTGCAGACCGCGGGCCGGACGCTCAGGCCCCAACGCTGCTTGCAGTTCGCGCCCCGCCGTCGGGGGGCGCCCGAGCGCCGCGGCCCCGCGCATGCCCGCCCGGGAGCGCCCGCAGCCCCGCCCAGCCGGCCCCAGGCCCCGCCCAGCCGGCCCCAAGCCCCGCCCAGCCGGCCCCCAGCCCCGG ACGCTGGTGTCTGGAAGCCGGGAGCCCCACGCTCACCCTCCGCAGTGTCAGCCGGGGCCGGGCGGGCTCCGCACGAGGCCCCGGAAGATCGTGTTTGAGGACGAGCTACGTCCCCGGGCCCCATTGCACGAAGAAAAGCCTCCCAAAGCCCCGGGACCCAGTCCCAACCCAGTGCCCGACTATGAGCT TAAGTACCCGCCGGTGAGCAGCAGGAGGGATCGGAGCCGCTATGCCGCTGTGTTCGAGGACCAGCGCGGAGAGTTCTCGGAGCTCCAGCGCGAGGTGGGGGCCACGCAGGCCAAGCTCCGGCAGCTGGAGGCCCTGCTGATGTCACTGCCCCCACCGCGCAGCCAG AAGGAGGCTCAGGTGGCAGCGCGTGTCTGGAGAGAGTTTGAGAAGAAGCGGGCG GATCCTGGCTTCCTGGATAAGCAGGCTCGCTGTCACTACCTgaagggtaaactgaggcaccTCAAGTCCCAGATCCGAAAATTCGATGACCAAGAGGACAGCGACCGTGAGGACTCTGTGTACTTCTGA